One part of the Microthrixaceae bacterium genome encodes these proteins:
- a CDS encoding CoA ester lyase, translated as MRSAKDFFKPLAAGAPQPVTEIPFPPSRMIHFFPPHLDKVTAKLPEMATKVDILLGNLEDAIPADQKENARAGLVKVAKEMDLGDAQLWTRVNSLDSPWVLDDLITLVTEVGDRLDVIMIPKVEGPEDIHYVDRLLAQLEARAELTKPLLLHAILETARGVANVEEIALASPRMQGISLGPADLAASRRMKTTRVGGGHPGYLVRQDPPRGEDGPVYDAERSSYQQDLWHYTISRMVDACAMAGILPFYGPFGDIKDTVACEDQFRNAFLLGCVGAWSLHPVQVDIAKKVFSPSKEDIDHALHVIEEMGDGTGAVMIDGKMEDDASVKQCHVMVNLAKMLAARDPELAELYGF; from the coding sequence CCCCAGCCCGTCACCGAGATCCCGTTCCCGCCGTCGCGGATGATTCACTTCTTCCCCCCGCACCTCGACAAGGTGACCGCGAAGCTGCCGGAGATGGCGACCAAGGTCGACATCCTGCTCGGCAATCTCGAAGACGCCATCCCGGCGGATCAGAAGGAGAACGCCCGCGCCGGGCTCGTGAAGGTCGCCAAGGAGATGGATCTCGGCGACGCGCAACTGTGGACCCGGGTGAACTCGCTCGACTCTCCCTGGGTGCTCGACGACCTCATCACGCTCGTCACCGAAGTGGGCGATCGCCTCGACGTCATCATGATCCCCAAGGTCGAGGGCCCCGAGGACATCCACTACGTCGATCGCCTCCTCGCCCAGCTCGAGGCGCGCGCCGAGTTGACCAAGCCGTTGCTGCTCCACGCCATCTTGGAGACCGCCCGTGGCGTCGCCAACGTCGAGGAGATCGCACTCGCCAGCCCCCGCATGCAGGGCATCTCGCTCGGGCCCGCCGACCTCGCGGCCTCGCGGAGGATGAAGACCACCCGGGTCGGCGGCGGCCACCCCGGATACCTCGTGCGCCAAGACCCGCCTCGCGGCGAGGACGGACCGGTCTACGACGCCGAGCGCTCCTCCTATCAGCAGGACCTGTGGCATTACACGATCTCGCGCATGGTAGATGCCTGCGCGATGGCGGGCATCCTGCCGTTCTACGGGCCCTTCGGCGACATCAAGGACACGGTTGCCTGCGAGGATCAGTTCCGCAACGCGTTCCTGCTCGGCTGCGTCGGAGCATGGTCGCTTCACCCGGTTCAGGTCGACATCGCCAAGAAGGTGTTCTCGCCCTCCAAGGAGGACATCGACCACGCCCTGCACGTCATCGAGGAGATGGGCGACGGCACCGGCGCGGTGATGATCGACGGGAAGATGGAAGACGACGCCTCGGTGAAGCAGTGCCACGTGATGGTCAACCTCGCCAAGATGCTCGCCGCCCGTGACCCCGAGCTCGCCGAGCTCTACGGCTTCTGA
- a CDS encoding CoA ester lyase encodes MTDVIVPRRSVLYMPGANDKALEKAKGLATDAIIFDTEDSVAPDMKEAARGKVADAVRSGEYGKRELTIRVNGLDTQWFEDDLRSAGAAGPHGVVVPKVNSAADVATIERLLESVAGAENTRIWAMLETPTAVENAVEIATASERLAVLVMGTNDLAKELRAGLVPGRHPLLWGLGRCVNAARYAGKVILDGVYNDVRNPEGFAIEAQQGAEMGFDGKTLVHPSQVEPCNEAFAPSEDEIDYSRRVIEAFEAGIAEGKGVVTVDGKMIENLHVDNARRALAIAEAIAALNS; translated from the coding sequence ATGACTGATGTGATCGTTCCACGGCGCTCGGTGCTCTACATGCCCGGCGCCAACGACAAGGCACTCGAGAAGGCCAAAGGTCTTGCGACCGACGCCATCATCTTCGACACCGAGGACTCGGTTGCTCCGGACATGAAAGAGGCGGCGCGGGGCAAGGTCGCCGACGCGGTGCGTTCGGGCGAGTACGGCAAGCGTGAGCTGACCATTCGGGTCAACGGCCTCGACACGCAGTGGTTCGAGGACGACCTTCGTTCGGCGGGCGCGGCGGGTCCCCATGGCGTCGTCGTGCCGAAGGTGAACTCGGCCGCCGACGTTGCGACCATCGAGCGTTTACTCGAATCGGTTGCCGGGGCCGAGAACACGCGTATCTGGGCGATGTTGGAGACCCCGACCGCGGTCGAGAACGCCGTGGAGATCGCGACGGCATCCGAGCGTCTCGCCGTGTTGGTCATGGGGACCAACGACCTCGCCAAGGAGTTGCGCGCCGGGTTGGTGCCGGGGCGTCATCCGCTGTTGTGGGGACTCGGCCGGTGCGTGAACGCGGCGCGATATGCCGGCAAGGTGATCCTCGACGGGGTCTACAACGACGTTCGCAATCCCGAAGGGTTCGCGATCGAGGCCCAGCAGGGTGCCGAGATGGGCTTCGACGGCAAGACCCTCGTGCACCCGAGCCAGGTCGAGCCGTGCAACGAGGCCTTCGCCCCGTCCGAGGACGAGATCGACTACTCGCGGCGCGTCATCGAGGCGTTCGAGGCGGGCATCGCCGAGGGCAAGGGCGTCGTCACCGTCGACGGCA